In Zingiber officinale cultivar Zhangliang chromosome 9B, Zo_v1.1, whole genome shotgun sequence, the genomic window CTCAATCTCTCTTAATGAGGGTATAGTAAAAGATCGAGTTATTAGACTTGAAAGAATGGACATGCCATCACTTTATTTTGGTGGGTGCCTTGATTCTTTGGCTTTGAACTTTGAACCCTATCTTGGTCCACAATTCTTCATTCATTCAAAGCCTTTTATTATGACAAGGAATAGCAATTCAACTTTGTGCCCTATCTTCATTGTACCGTGACATGATGCCACTTTAATCAATGCGATGCATGGACAATGAGAGTCAAGTTGAAATGCATACCTTTCAAATCATAGTCATCACCTTCAACCTCTTATTTCAGATCTTTTCATCAAGAGTTGTATGTGGCTAGCTCTTTCTTTCTTAAATGTAAATTTTACACTAGTTTCTTTCTCCCAAACTAACTATTGTAAGCAAATTAAGATCGTTTCGCCGACTACATGCTTCCCGTGTAAAGAAAGCTCCTTTCCGATGGTTATCACACCAGCCGATCGTAAGTGACTAGGACCATTTACCCGGTCGTGTTCTGGCCGGAGACGAACTTTAGAAGTTACTATTATATGTAAGAAGaagagatcaagagaaggttattcttagtgagtgaagctactgAGAGGAGTTAGCTTTCGAGCATTATTGGGCCTAAGTAATTAACAATTAGATTGGCCGGCCCATTATAAGCCCATAGTGGAATAATCGAACTAATACGGTCTTAGTAGAAGAGCAAACCCGGATCCGGTCCGATGGTCGTTCGCCGGCTTTCGGATCTCCTGAAATCTCTCAGCAGCACTACcaccgcctccgcctccgccgcCGTCGCCGCCGACGCTGGCGATTCATTAGCTTCAGGGAGGATTGTACACGCCAAATCCATCACCCTCGGCCTCCACGCCGACCCAATACTCTGCCGCGCCCTCGTCGGCTTCTACCTCTCCTTCGACCTCGCGCACCTCGCCATCCGGCTTCTCGACTCCGCCCCTTCCGACGACGTCTCCCCTTGGAACGCCTTCCTCTCCGCCTGCTCCAAGCGCCACCTCCACGCACAGGCTCTCCGTCTCCTCCGCAAGCTGCTGCTCCTATCACCCCGTCTCAAGCCCGACGCCTTCACCTACCCTAGCGCACTGAAGGCTTGCGCCGGCCTCGGCGCCGCTCTCGACGGTGAGTTCCTCCACGCCGGGGCTATAAAGCATGGCTTCTCCGCCGACGTCGTGGTGTCCAGCTCTTTGGTCTATATGTATGCGAAATGCCATCGCTTTGCGTCGGCAATCCAGATGTTCGACGAAATGCCACAAAGAGATGCAGCGTGCTGGAACACAATCATGTCCTGCTACTACCAATCCGGGCAACCGTCCAAAGCCCTGGAGGTGTTCGACCAAATGACTCACTGTGGGTTTCAGCCAGACTCGGTCACGTACACCACGGCGTTCTCTGCTTGTGCTCGACTTGCAGATTTGGACAGGGGAAAAAGAGTTTACGAGGTGCTGATCACAAGCGGCTTCGAGTTGGACGATTTCATTAGTTCTTCAATTGTCGACATGTATGCCAAATGTGGGAACTTGGCAACTGCAAGAGAGGTGTTTGAGCAGATTCAGAGCAAGAGCGTGGTCTCCTGGAATTCAATCATCACTGGGTATTCATCGGCTGGTGATAGCTGTAGGGTTTTGGATTTGTTCGCAAGGATGATAGCACAAGGTATTAGGCCTACTTCGAGTACCATAAGTTGCTTGGTAATGGCTTGCTCAAAAAGCTCCAATTTTGGACAAGGAAGGTTCATCCATGGCTACATTGTTCGGAACTGCATCACAGTTGATGTTTATGTTGCCAGTTCACTTGTAGATCTCTATTTCAAATGCGGAATGACTCAGTGTGCAGAATATATCTTTGCCAACATGCCAAAATCAGATGTGGTTTCATGGAATGTGATGCTGTCAGGTTATGTGATGACTGGAAGCTACTTTAAAGCGATCGAGCTCTTCCATGGCATGAGCTTTTTCGAGACTG contains:
- the LOC122023887 gene encoding pentatricopeptide repeat-containing protein At5g27110-like, whose product is MVVRRLSDLLKSLSSTTTASASAAVAADAGDSLASGRIVHAKSITLGLHADPILCRALVGFYLSFDLAHLAIRLLDSAPSDDVSPWNAFLSACSKRHLHAQALRLLRKLLLLSPRLKPDAFTYPSALKACAGLGAALDGEFLHAGAIKHGFSADVVVSSSLVYMYAKCHRFASAIQMFDEMPQRDAACWNTIMSCYYQSGQPSKALEVFDQMTHCGFQPDSVTYTTAFSACARLADLDRGKRVYEVLITSGFELDDFISSSIVDMYAKCGNLATAREVFEQIQSKSVVSWNSIITGYSSAGDSCRVLDLFARMIAQGIRPTSSTISCLVMACSKSSNFGQGRFIHGYIVRNCITVDVYVASSLVDLYFKCGMTQCAEYIFANMPKSDVVSWNVMLSGYVMTGSYFKAIELFHGMSFFETVPDAIAFTSVLSACAQLAALDQGREIHKQIRENSLESNETVMCALLDMYAKCGAIGEARAVFDKLASKDVLSWTSMIMAYGSHGQATEALKLFHEMQNVKVKPDHVTFLSLLSACNHGGLVIEGCYYFNQMMNEYGIKPRVEHYSCLIDLLGRSGQIDEALSILKNTPDIRADAGLLGSLLSACSLHKNLKVGEEIASLLVKLDPDDHSASITLANMYASAGRWDEMRQVRTRVKKRGLKKNPGCSWIESENTIHQFFVKDDLHQHTNLIYEWLGYLSLHMVGNSEMPMALHRS